CATTTGCAGTACGGTAGCACCGTCCGGGCGGTTGCTTACAGCCGGAAGCTTAATAATCGccacaccaccacctccaGGATTCTGAGATGCACCACCGAAAGGCACATTTGTGAGTATCACTCCCCGTGCCAAATTCCCACACGGCTTTGGTTTTCTACATTCCGGAGGAATGCTTGTGTTGAATATCGCTCGCGATAGGTAACCTTGTCCCACGACCAAATTTTTGGACGTGATGTTCTGTTTACCACATTTCACAGATTCGTATTTCAGTCCTTCGTTGCTAGTTTCTAGTTGAATACCGTCTATTGCTTTGTTTAGACAGTAAATTCCTCCAAAAACGGCACACAGTCGGCAGAAACATTGGGGTATCTCTCCACAGCCGTATACGGGAAATAGAAAAGGGCTGTTTCCATAGTGGCCGAGACTCATGAGAAATTTTTTAACAGCAGCCACCCCGTCACGGCATGGTGTGCGTTCATTACCCATTGCTATTGCGCATAGCACATAGTGGACGAGGTTCGGTGTTAATTTGTGCTTCTGCAAATGTTCTAAAAACGTTTCACCTTCCAGCTCGTCCTTCGCTTCTGCATCTTCTTCGTACGTAGCACAACTCTGCAGAAACTTCATCAGCAACCGTTTTTCAACGACGTTTACTTCTTTACTAGTAAAAACGTCTGATCTGGAACATGGCACCGTCATTATGCGTCCGTCCCAGACGGTGGCCACTCTATCTAATGCTCGGAATTCGGTGTATCGACAAATATTTGAAGAGATCAGAAGATCCACCATTGCACCACGCGCATAAAGCAACTTTGGAGCAAGATCAATATTAAAACGGCGATACTCCCGCTCGATTTTTTCTCGGTTCCAACCGTCCACATCACCCTTTTCGGCAAAGTTATACCATCTTTCTCGCCCATTTTGAACAGCCGTAGGTAATGAATTCAATCGAAGAAAATTATTGTTGATCGCTTCTTCTGGCGCAGAATCCGTAGGACTAGCAGGCTGAACACACTTGCGGAAGGTTTCCAAGTTGAACGATGCCCAATAGCCACCGTAATAGTCATTGGTGTCCAAATGCAGAACCGTTTTTCCAACACGACTCGCGGCCGCTGCTATGATAGATTCCGCCAGGCCTGCGGAAAGAAATAATTAGAATAACACATTTTGCTTTTGTAACAGGCAGAGTTGTGAAAGTTGGGAGCTATGACTCACCCGTTCCTATGACTATTAAATCAAATTCGGTCGGTAAATCGTCCTCCataacttttcctttttaacGTGATTGGAACGGGGACTTCAACCACAAGTTTAATCTTTTTCAGAAATGACCAGAACGAAGGAacgcaaatttattttttgcacgACTTTTCCTCGCAACAGAAGGACaatagaaatgaaaatacatacacactcaTTGTCAACAACTTGACGAGACTGTCAAATAGGACCCAGAagggtttttggttttcgtaCTACCAGAAGTGTTGCCAATTTTAATGCCCACATCCCCAACTTAACGAATATTTTTCATATAGGGGTgaaagggttttattttttggcaaTGCTTAGAATTTGGAGCCAATGGAACTGAATCagaaattttaatattgattCCATATTCTTAATTACAATACGTTACCTTTTTTAAtttcagataaataaaatctgATTGTTGGTTATACATTACATTCCACTAAAAGGGTTTTCtgtatttttcatcttttgaaATTTCATTCTGGACTTGCATCATTGCAGGTTGTCCATATATGAACACATGTTCAAGTGTATTGCATCAAAAATATAAGCGTATAACTCACACAATATATTATGATATTAACTTTTATTGCCATGCGAGAAGAATAACTCGTTCCATAAATTAAACCCCCGTTAACAGTTGGGATTATGCAGGGATGTAAcgtaataaaattaacattcgTGGTGCGTATTATAAATCGGTTTGAGGCAGCCTACATCTAACATCATTTGTTCAATCGATTACATCAACTTCAGCGTATCGATAGCGGAAGACAATCGTTCGATTTCCACCTTCGATTGGTCCAACTTTTCCACGTTTGCTTTTCGAACATCTTCGGGCACTTTGCTGGCGTAGTTCGGGACAGCCATTGCTTGTTGCAGCTTTGCAATCGTTTGTAACAGTGTTTCTTGCTTTTTCGTCATTTTCTCAATTTCTTTGTCCACCTCGATCAAACCTTTCAGCATGAGGTGCACCACACACTGTCCGGATATGGTCAGAATCGCACAACCTGCAGGTGGCACTGTTCCAAAGTGGACCTGGGAAAATGCCATTGTTTCCAGCTCGAGACTGAACCGTTCCAGAGCACTGCGCACACCTTCGTCACTGCAAATGAAATATGCATCGGTTTTGGTCTTGTTCGGAATATTGTAGTCGCTACGGGCCGAACGAATGTCGCGAGCTGTTTTTTGGACAAATTCGAATCCCTTTTCGATTGATTCATCCTTCCAGGGACTGGTACTCTGCTCAGGATAAGATGCAACACAAATACTCGCCACAGTGGCATCGTCTGCCCTTGGCAGTCGTTGATACAGCTCCTCGGTGATAAACGGCATGAAGGGTGATAGTAATTTCAGACCAAAATTGAGGCACGTATACAGCGTTCGACGTGCAGCTGCTTTAGCAGGTTCATCATTCGTTTGAAAGACCGATTTCAAGCACTCCAGATACACGTCGCACAGATCGTAGAGCCAGAAATTGTAGCATGCATTGGTCGCCTGCGcaaattcatatttttcgAAACCGCGGTTCGAAACGTCAATGCACCCGGCAAGCCGTGAAAGAATCCATCTATCGATATTGCTCTCCGAACCATCCTGTATTTTTTCAATGGATAGAGATAAGAAACAGTAAACCATGAACGCATGTACTACAAGggtttgaaagcaaaaaaaaaactcaccagTGATGTAATGATATCGTACTTCTCAGTGCCTGGGAAATACATCAAAGCAAACTTCGTGGCGTTCCACAGCTTATTGCAGAAGAAACGATAACCTTGGACGCGTTGAATATCCAGA
This region of Anopheles marshallii chromosome 2, idAnoMarsDA_429_01, whole genome shotgun sequence genomic DNA includes:
- the LOC128708161 gene encoding rab proteins geranylgeranyltransferase component A; this translates as MEDDLPTEFDLIVIGTGLAESIIAAAASRVGKTVLHLDTNDYYGGYWASFNLETFRKCVQPASPTDSAPEEAINNNFLRLNSLPTAVQNGRERWYNFAEKGDVDGWNREKIEREYRRFNIDLAPKLLYARGAMVDLLISSNICRYTEFRALDRVATVWDGRIMTVPCSRSDVFTSKEVNVVEKRLLMKFLQSCATYEEDAEAKDELEGETFLEHLQKHKLTPNLVHYVLCAIAMGNERTPCRDGVAAVKKFLMSLGHYGNSPFLFPVYGCGEIPQCFCRLCAVFGGIYCLNKAIDGIQLETSNEGLKYESVKCGKQNITSKNLVVGQGYLSRAIFNTSIPPECRKPKPCGNLARGVILTNVPFGGASQNPGGGGVAIIKLPAVSNRPDGATVLQMSHSSGTCPKEIYLIHVTTTAVSQYPDEDLKPYIAQILSNDYQGASETVEESEEPKDEVQHENSISTILYEAYFNIPSCLVCVESAHVSLPAGIRLVCGPYHELDYDQSIQQAKAMFSEIYPDEDFLPRAPDPEEIIIGEEEPVPEQADSSADNNEPVDNASECRETESEATVAQEAKEDTIDKAEECIEQKQ